CTTGGTCAAAATGTAAATTCTTACGGAAAAGGATTAGTTCCCGATATTAACTTTGCAGGACTACTAAGAAGATTAAATGAAATTGAAGGGTTAGAAAGAATAAGATTTATGACATCTCATCCTAAGGATCTATCAAATGAAGTTATACATGCTATAGCAGAATGTGATAAATTATGTGAGCATATACATCTTCCAGTGCAATCTGGTTCAAGCTCTATGTTAAAGAAAATGAATAGACATTATACTAAAGAACAGTACTTGGAATTAGTAGAAAATATTAAGAAAGAAATTCCTGATGTATCTTTATCTACAGATATTATAATAGGATTCCCAGGTGAGACTGAAGAAGATTTTAACGATACCCTAGAACTTGTTAAAACTGTAGGGTATGATTCAGCATTTACTTTCTTATATTCAAAGAGAAAGGGTACACCAGCTGAAAAATATGAAGAACAAGTTTCGGAAAAAATTAAGCATGAAAGATTTGATAGATTAGTTGAAGTAGTTAATGAAATCTCAGAAAAGAAAAATAAAGCTTATGAGGGCAAAGTCGTAGAAGTTTTAGTTGAAGGTTTGAGTAAAAATGATGAGACTAAACTCATGGGTAGAACTAGAACTTCAAAATTAGTAAACTTTACAGGAAACTCAAGTAATATAGGAAAACTTGTAAATGTTAAAATAACAGAAGCAAAATCATTTTCACTTCTAGGAGAAGAAGTGTAATTTAAGAGGAGGAGATAAACTTGGCATTAACTCCTATGATGACACAATACATGTCTATAAAAGAAGGATGTAAAGATTGCATTCTATTTTTTAGACTAGGCGATTTTTATGAGATGTTTTTTGAGGATGCA
The nucleotide sequence above comes from Hathewaya histolytica. Encoded proteins:
- the miaB gene encoding tRNA (N6-isopentenyl adenosine(37)-C2)-methylthiotransferase MiaB: MSKKLKYYIETWGCQMNEEDSEKISGMLKLKNYEYVNNREDADLIVFNTCCVRENAEQKVFGHLGMLKKLKEKNKDLIIAVCGCMTQQKGMAEEIAKRFPFVDIIIGTHNSYKFSEYLNRVLGGDRPIIDVWDKEKDIVEDMPVDRLSSIKAFVTIMYGCNNFCTYCIVPYVRGRERSRRPEEIEKEIKSLVSQGYKEITLLGQNVNSYGKGLVPDINFAGLLRRLNEIEGLERIRFMTSHPKDLSNEVIHAIAECDKLCEHIHLPVQSGSSSMLKKMNRHYTKEQYLELVENIKKEIPDVSLSTDIIIGFPGETEEDFNDTLELVKTVGYDSAFTFLYSKRKGTPAEKYEEQVSEKIKHERFDRLVEVVNEISEKKNKAYEGKVVEVLVEGLSKNDETKLMGRTRTSKLVNFTGNSSNIGKLVNVKITEAKSFSLLGEEV